In one Fusobacterium sp. IOR10 genomic region, the following are encoded:
- the kdsA gene encoding 3-deoxy-8-phosphooctulonate synthase, with the protein MINKLEKTREIQVKNFTIGGKQRFTLIAGPCAIENEEMSLMVAKKIKTICDKLGINYIFKSSFDKANRSSIHSYRGVGLEEGLRILGKVKSEVGVPVITDVHEPWQCEKVAKVVDMLQIPAFLCRQTDLIIAAGKTGLPVNVKKGQFLAPWDMKNVVTKMDEIGNERLLLTERGNVFGYNNFIVDMRGLLEMRKLGVPVVFDATHSVQIPGGLSNCSGGNREYVFPLMKAALSVGVDAIFAEVHPDPDKAPCDGPNMLYLDDLEEILETAIKIDNIAKEL; encoded by the coding sequence ATGATAAATAAATTAGAAAAAACAAGAGAAATTCAAGTTAAAAATTTTACAATAGGTGGAAAACAAAGATTTACACTTATAGCAGGTCCTTGTGCTATTGAAAATGAGGAAATGTCATTAATGGTAGCTAAAAAAATAAAGACAATTTGTGACAAACTAGGAATAAATTATATTTTTAAATCTTCCTTTGATAAGGCTAATCGTTCTTCAATTCATTCTTATAGAGGAGTTGGATTAGAAGAGGGGCTTAGAATATTAGGGAAAGTAAAGTCTGAGGTAGGAGTTCCTGTTATAACTGATGTTCATGAACCTTGGCAGTGTGAAAAAGTTGCAAAAGTTGTAGATATGCTCCAAATTCCAGCATTTTTATGTAGACAGACAGACTTAATAATAGCAGCTGGAAAAACAGGATTACCAGTAAATGTAAAAAAAGGTCAGTTTTTAGCACCCTGGGATATGAAGAACGTTGTAACAAAGATGGATGAAATTGGAAATGAAAGATTACTATTAACTGAAAGAGGAAATGTTTTTGGATATAATAATTTTATTGTTGATATGAGAGGGCTTTTGGAAATGAGAAAACTTGGAGTACCAGTTGTTTTTGATGCTACTCATTCAGTACAAATTCCAGGAGGACTTTCAAATTGTTCTGGAGGAAATAGAGAATATGTATTTCCTTTAATGAAGGCTGCTCTTTCAGTAGGGGTAGATGCAATATTTGCAGAAGTTCATCCAGATCCAGATAAAGCTCCATGTGATGGACCAAATATGTTGTATTTAGATGACCTTGAAGAAATACTTGAGACAGCTATAAAAATAGATAATATAGCTAAAGAATTATAA
- a CDS encoding ROK family protein, which yields MKYIAGVDIGGTNTKIGLVNNGKLEIKKSIKTLSEDGVIKTMNRIWEAIRELLTEKNIKLEELVGVGMGIPGPVKNEEIVGFFANFPWEKNLNISEIFENISGKKTKVNNDVNVIALGEAVYGAGKGSKSSVTIAIGTGIGGGIFVNGKIISGFSGAGGEIGHLKIVKDGKFCGCGQKGCFEAYASATGIEREAISRLMINKKNMLYDKIDGHLEKIEAKDVFDCAKLGDKFSIDIVDYEAEYLAMGIGNILNIINPEKIILGGGVALAGDILLKRIKNRLGEYAMPVTLEKGFEIVLSTLGNDAGVLGAAALVSQNKA from the coding sequence GTGAAATATATAGCAGGGGTTGATATAGGGGGAACAAATACAAAAATAGGATTAGTTAATAATGGTAAATTAGAAATAAAAAAATCAATAAAAACTCTTTCAGAAGATGGAGTAATTAAAACTATGAATAGAATTTGGGAAGCTATAAGAGAATTATTAACAGAAAAAAATATAAAATTAGAAGAGTTAGTTGGTGTAGGAATGGGAATACCTGGTCCAGTTAAAAATGAAGAGATAGTTGGTTTCTTTGCAAATTTTCCTTGGGAAAAAAACTTAAATATTTCAGAGATCTTTGAAAATATTAGTGGAAAGAAAACAAAAGTAAACAATGATGTTAATGTAATAGCTTTAGGAGAAGCAGTCTATGGAGCTGGAAAAGGCTCTAAATCAAGTGTAACTATTGCAATAGGAACAGGAATAGGTGGAGGAATTTTTGTTAATGGGAAAATAATTTCAGGATTTAGTGGAGCTGGTGGAGAAATAGGACATTTAAAGATAGTGAAAGATGGGAAATTTTGTGGATGTGGACAAAAGGGATGTTTTGAGGCTTATGCTTCTGCAACAGGAATAGAAAGAGAAGCAATTTCAAGACTTATGATAAATAAAAAAAATATGCTATATGATAAAATAGATGGACATTTGGAAAAAATAGAAGCTAAAGATGTGTTTGACTGTGCAAAATTAGGAGATAAATTTTCAATAGATATAGTTGATTATGAAGCAGAATACCTTGCAATGGGTATTGGTAATATATTAAATATAATTAACCCAGAAAAAATCATATTAGGTGGGGGAGTTGCTTTAGCAGGGGACATTCTTTTAAAAAGAATTAAGAACAGATTAGGTGAATACGCAATGCCTGTGACCTTGGAAAAAGGTTTTGAGATAGTCTTGAGTACTTTAGGGAATGATGCAGGAGTATTAGGAGCAGCTGCTTTAGTATCGCAAAACAAAGCTTAA
- a CDS encoding YeiH family protein codes for MKDKWRGFLLCLSIAVPSWILGRMFPIIGGPVISIILGMILTNFIKNKDMYTAGVKFTSKKILQYAVILLGFGLNLSIIFETGKQSLPIILSTISISLVIAYILQKVMNIPSKISILVGVGSSICGGSAIAATAPVIDADDNEVAQAISVIFFFNVIAAILFPHLGVLLGFNSFSGESFGIFAGTAINDTSSVTAAASTWDSMYALGSSTLDKAVTVKLTRTLAIIPITLFLGFLRTRKEKGNGKKIKWIEIFPMFIIYFVIASIITTVCENFGLPSTLFNPIKMLSKFFIVLAMGAIGLNTNIIKLIKTGGKPIFMGLCCWIGITGVSLLMQHVLGVW; via the coding sequence ATGAAAGACAAGTGGAGAGGATTTTTATTATGTTTATCAATAGCAGTACCGTCATGGATATTAGGAAGAATGTTTCCAATAATAGGAGGGCCAGTAATATCTATAATTTTAGGAATGATTTTAACTAATTTTATTAAAAATAAGGATATGTATACAGCTGGTGTCAAATTTACATCTAAAAAAATATTACAATATGCAGTAATATTATTGGGATTTGGGTTAAATCTATCAATTATATTTGAAACAGGAAAACAATCATTACCTATAATTTTATCTACAATTTCAATTTCTTTAGTAATTGCATATATTTTACAAAAAGTAATGAATATTCCATCTAAGATATCAATATTAGTAGGAGTAGGGTCAAGTATCTGTGGAGGATCTGCAATTGCTGCAACAGCACCAGTTATAGATGCTGATGATAATGAAGTTGCTCAAGCAATATCAGTAATATTTTTCTTTAATGTTATAGCAGCAATTTTGTTTCCTCATCTAGGAGTATTATTAGGATTTAATTCTTTTAGTGGAGAATCCTTTGGAATATTTGCAGGGACAGCTATAAATGATACTTCTTCAGTAACTGCAGCAGCTTCCACATGGGATAGTATGTACGCACTAGGAAGCTCTACTTTAGATAAAGCAGTAACAGTAAAGTTAACTAGAACTTTAGCTATAATTCCAATAACTTTATTTTTGGGATTTTTAAGAACTAGAAAAGAAAAAGGAAACGGGAAAAAAATAAAATGGATTGAAATTTTCCCAATGTTTATAATTTATTTTGTAATAGCATCAATAATAACAACAGTTTGTGAGAATTTTGGACTACCATCTACATTATTTAATCCTATAAAAATGTTGAGCAAATTTTTCATAGTGTTAGCAATGGGAGCTATAGGTTTAAATACAAATATAATTAAACTTATAAAAACAGGTGGGAAACCTATATTTATGGGGCTTTGTTGTTGGATAGGAATAACTGGAGTAAGTTTACTTATGCAACATGTATTAGGCGTTTGGTAA
- a CDS encoding UDP-N-acetylmuramoyl-L-alanyl-D-glutamate--2,6-diaminopimelate ligase: MNIKKIFSGIDYQVLQSYDTEIFSKNMEYDSRKIVEGDIFVALEGNVVDGHDYIDKAIELGAKVIIVSKKVSMKKHINYFLVENLRKNLPFIASNFYDFPQDKLKIIGVTGTNGKTTTTYMLETILGNENIARIGTVEYKIGEEIIVASNTTPESLDLVKFCKKAVDKKIKYLIMEVSSHGLSIGRVDMLKFDVGIFTNLTPEHLDYHKTMENYYLAKRKMFDLLKNKNNSVINEDDDYGKKYLQYTKGMSYGLKNSSITGNIKNISRHGQDVTINILGSEYNVTLNILGRYNLYNLLGAVGCAKLLGLSDNEIIKKISKIKGAPGRFENVNTNSNFTAIVDYAHTGDALENILKSINEFKINRVITVFGCGGDRDKTKRPIMGRIAEKNSDIIIVTSDNPRTENPEEIVKDIVVGLKEDNHIIEVDREKAIFKAIELAKKDDIILVAGKGHENYQVLGRKKIHFDDREKIIEGIEKLKK, translated from the coding sequence ATGAATATAAAAAAAATATTTTCAGGAATAGATTATCAGGTATTACAAAGTTATGATACTGAAATTTTCTCAAAGAATATGGAATATGATTCTAGAAAAATAGTTGAAGGGGATATATTTGTAGCTCTAGAAGGGAATGTAGTTGATGGTCATGACTATATAGATAAGGCAATTGAATTAGGAGCTAAAGTAATAATAGTTTCTAAAAAAGTTTCAATGAAAAAACATATAAATTATTTTTTAGTTGAAAATTTAAGAAAAAACTTACCTTTTATAGCTTCAAATTTTTATGATTTTCCTCAAGATAAATTGAAAATAATAGGGGTTACTGGAACTAATGGGAAAACAACAACAACTTATATGCTAGAAACTATTTTAGGTAATGAAAATATTGCTAGAATAGGTACAGTTGAATATAAAATAGGAGAAGAGATAATAGTTGCATCTAATACCACACCAGAGTCACTAGATCTAGTTAAATTTTGTAAAAAGGCAGTGGATAAGAAAATAAAATATTTAATTATGGAAGTTAGCTCCCATGGATTGAGCATAGGAAGAGTTGATATGCTAAAATTTGATGTTGGAATATTTACTAACTTAACACCAGAGCATTTAGATTATCATAAAACAATGGAAAATTATTATTTAGCAAAAAGAAAGATGTTTGATTTGTTAAAAAATAAAAATAATTCAGTGATTAATGAAGATGATGATTATGGAAAAAAATATTTACAATATACAAAGGGAATGTCATATGGTTTAAAAAATTCATCAATAACAGGAAATATAAAAAATATTTCAAGACATGGACAAGATGTAACAATAAACATATTAGGTTCAGAATACAATGTAACATTAAATATATTAGGAAGATATAATTTATACAATTTACTAGGAGCAGTTGGATGTGCAAAATTACTTGGATTATCAGATAATGAAATTATAAAAAAAATCAGTAAAATAAAGGGAGCTCCAGGAAGATTTGAAAATGTAAATACAAATTCAAATTTCACAGCAATAGTTGATTATGCACATACTGGAGATGCTCTTGAGAATATTTTGAAAAGTATCAATGAGTTTAAAATAAATAGAGTAATTACTGTTTTTGGTTGTGGGGGAGATAGAGATAAAACTAAAAGACCCATTATGGGAAGAATAGCAGAGAAAAATAGTGATATTATAATTGTAACCTCAGATAATCCAAGAACTGAAAATCCAGAAGAAATTGTAAAAGATATTGTAGTTGGACTAAAAGAAGATAATCATATTATTGAAGTGGATAGAGAAAAAGCTATTTTTAAAGCTATTGAACTTGCTAAAAAAGATGATATAATTTTAGTGGCAGGGAAAGGACATGAAAATTATCAAGTTTTAGGAAGAAAAAAAATTCATTTTGATGATAGAGAAAAAATAATTGAAGGTATAGAAAAATTAAAAAAATAA